In the Arachis stenosperma cultivar V10309 chromosome 8, arast.V10309.gnm1.PFL2, whole genome shotgun sequence genome, ACCAGACCCAGGCTGGACGGCCACCCTCGATGTATATATGGAACTCTGACAAGCACCCGCTCACGTAACGGCCGTCCACTGGCAAACCCAGCTGGTATGCCACGTCCTAGAGTGTGATCGTGCACTCTCCGAACGACATATGGAACGTGTGCGTCTCGGGACGCCATCGCTCTACGAATGCACTGACAAGGGCCTCGTCTAGCCGGAACCAACAGTCGTTCAGCCTTGCAAGATGGTATAGACCTGCCATCTGCAAGTACGGAACGTATCTGTCATCAAGTCGCATGCCCTGCTGGCGCCCAATAAAAGTCGAAACACATGATTTTAAGTCTTGTGGACATCTAAAACACTTTCTACAGGCCGTTTCTACATACAACACATCATCTTACAACAAGAACAAGATCATAAGGGCCTTGGGGGAGTAAACAATAGTAGCTTccattttatttattctttaatGGAAATTCAATTGCAGTCAACTTTACGTAAAGTTAATAACTGAGAGTCATTAGATGATTTgattaatttgactaaattttcatctaagagctctcaactatcaacttcacatgaagtcgattatatttaaattttcacCTTATTCTTTTCCTTGCTTAGCTACATTACATTGTTGTATCATGTCTTAAATAGTTAAATTAAATTCCCTAAGGCAAAGGGTGAGTAAGAGGGGGTGGTGAGTGGTGAGTGGTGAGTGGTGAGTGGTGAGTGAGTCGCTCCAAAAAATGTGgcagaaaaggaaaaggaaaaggggTAATATGTGAGGTTTATCTCAAGTCTTATCTTCATCCACACAAACAACACCAAATAGATAACATCTCCAAACACCAAACTCCTCTTCCTCTCCCTCCCTTCATTCAAAACCCTCACTCACTCTTTTCTCATTCTCTCTTcaaccaattaaaaaaaaaaaaaaaacatggcAATTTCAACAGCAGCAGCAGCCACAGTTTCTTCAAAACTCATCATACCTTCACATGCGTCAAccgtttcttcttcttcttcttcaacaacCGCCACCATCTTCCGCTCTTCATCAGCCACTACTAAACTCTCCTCCTCCTTCCTCAACCCCTCCACCATCCTCCACCTCACTCCTTCTTCCACTTCCACCTCAACTCCCACCACCACCCGCCGCAAAACCTTCACCGTACGCGCCGCGCGTGGAAAATTCGAGCGTAAGAAGCCACACGTCAACATCGGAACCATCGGCCACGTCGACCACGGCAAAACCACCCTCACCGCCGCCCTTACCATGGCTCTCGCCGCCCTCGGAAACAGCGCTCCCAAGAAGTACGACGAGATCGACGCCGCGCCGGAGGAAAGGGCGCGTGGAATCACCATCAACACTGCGACGGTGGAGTACGAGACGGAGAACCGCCACTATGCACACGTGGACTGCCCTGGACACGCTGATTACGTCAAGAACATGATCACCGGAGCTGCGCAGATGGACGGCGCTATATTGGTGGTTTCCGGTGCCGACGGACCCATGCCGCAGACTAAGGAGCACATCCTTCTTGCTAAGCAAGTTGGTGTTCCCAACATGGTTGTCTTTCTCAACAAGCAAGACCAGGTTCAAAAATTTGCTTATAATCAACTCACGAATTTCTATTCGagttttaattttgatatactttCAGTGTAGCGCATGAATCTTATACTAATATGCATTTGTGTATTGTGATTATCATGTTTGACTCAGCCATTCATTGTCTTGAACTTGAAAGTGTTACAAGTAAAATCATGTGATTGGATGGTAGGATTAAGCTAGAAGTGTATCAAATGGTGACCATTAGAAGAATTTGTCTTCATGTAAAGATGATAGTTGAGATGATAGTTGAGAACTATTAAGAACCATTCGATGGCTTGACATGTTTGACGAAATTGTTATCTAACCATTCTCAACTACTATCATGTGAATAGTCACAGTATTAAATTGTCCATGACCAAAAAACATAGGTGCAAAGTCGTCATCTTGGATTCGAAAATGACAAATTCATCTAGTCTTTTGGGCAAGGAAATGGCAAGGTGGACTATTTTGTCCAGCAACGAGATTGGAGATTCATAAACTAACTTGCTTTGGATCATTGTTGATGTATAATTTGTGATGAGTGTTTTATTACAGAACAAGTTGAGTCAAACCAAATTAGTCTAAGATTGTTACAGAAAATGATGGTCGTTTATAGTTGCAAttttacaatttaaaattttaaatggtTTGTTCTTTGGGAGATTGGTGGATGTCCTCACTCACATGTTCAACTTGGAGCTTGTGCAATCTCGATTCGACTTTTGATTGGTTTTCTTGCATTGCCACTATATGTGCGGATATTTCTTGAATTTTGTGTACCAAACTTGCTGCAGGTGGATGATGAGGAGCTTTTGCAGCTTGTGGAGCTTGAGGTTCGTGAGCTTCTGTCCTCATATGAGTTCCCTGGTGATGACATTCCTATTATTTCCGGTTCTGCTCTGTTGGCCTTGGAAGCTTTGATGGCAAATCCAGCAATCAAGCGTGGTGATAATGAGTGGGTGGATAAGATTTATCAACTTATGGATTCTGTGGATAGTTACATTCCCATCCCACAGCGCCAAACTGATCTACCCTTCTTACTTGCGGTGGAAGATGTGTTTTCAATCACTGGTCGTGGAACGGTGGCCACAGGGCGTGTTGAGAGGGGAACCATTAAGGTTGGAGATACGGTTGACCTTGTTGGTATCAGGGAAACTAGGAACACTACTGTGACTGGTGTGGAAATGTTCCAGAAGATTCTCGATGAGGCCATGGCTGGGGACAACGTGGGATTGTTGCTTAGGGGTATTCAGAAGGTCGATATTCAGAGAGGGATGGTTTTGGCCAAGCCTGGAACCATCACACCGCACACAAAGTTCAGCGCAATCGTCTATGTtttgaagaaggaagaaggagggAGGCACTCACCTTTCTTTGCCGGGTACAGGCCTCAGTTCTACATGAGGACCACCGATGTCACTGGCAAGGTTACTCAAATCATGAATGACAAGGATGAGGAATCAAAGATGGTTATGCCTGGTGACCGTGTTAAGATGGTGGTTGAACTTATCCAGCCCGTGGCTTGTGAACAGGGAATGAGGTTCGCTATTAGAGAAGGAGGGAAGACCGTCGGAGCCGGTGTTATCCAATCTATAATTGAGTAATTTGGATGAACTTTCAGTATGACTCTTAAATGGTGGACATgcaattaatttttttccccCCTCATTTTACACAACTTGTACCGTATATCCAATTTCTTATATTTTGTAGGTTTCTAAATGATGTTTAGTCAAGCTGGATAATATTTTTCCCAATGCTTTGCATTTACTTAACTTCCTTCTCTCTCATTTTGCATCTGTTGAATACTTGGGCAGAAGAATTTCTTATATTGCATAAACATATAAGGTTTATAATCAGGCATAACAAGTAATTCTTCTATAGGAGGGCTCATTGTGTTCCAAAAGATGATGTTCTTATCAAGAGTCAATAGAAGAGAAATCCTAGGCATGTTTTCTAAGATATGGCGTGGCAGCAAATTGTAAGAGAAAACATCCTTTTTCCCCCATGTAACTAGCTTTGGTATATGTGGATGGATtaggttcttttatttcttttagaGTAAATTACAATGATCTCCCTTTTAGAAACTATGATTTGgatgtataattttttaaatctaaATGTGTAGATTTTAAGGTATTAACTGGCATCACGGCGTTAaaagaaaaggggaaaaaatacAATTTCAATAATTTTGCTATTCATGAATATTTTCACTTATTTTTGCTTTCATGTAAGAAGACTGATAAgagtaaaaactaaaaagtaaaaaacataaaaataagcACCTTAAAATGATTTTATTAATGAATGTGGAGATCTAAAGTTGGGGATTTAATTTAGATAATGgttttatatttatcaaaacAGAAAAGGATAAAACTTCATAGTAAAAGATcctccaaattttttaaaatttatttggtTCAATTTATTAGTCATTTTATACGTTGGTAGATAATTTATGCAGGTTGGTAACTATCGGTATCATTAACTCTGGATTTGGAGCTTCCATTATGATTTCGGATTCTACTTTAGTTATTTCATAAACTCATGAATAAACTGTAATGGAGTTATGAGAGTTTTGTGTATGTGTAATTCTTTACCATGATCAAAATGAACAATAGTTTTGAAAATCCTTTGGTTGTAGAGACAAGAACAAAagtaaaatcttaaaatatttGTCTCTGTCTCAATGCCTCTCTATCTCTGTATTTCTCATTGATAAAATACTTATAAGAGACCAATAATCACTTGAATAAGCTAGCTATGAATTGGGTCAATCATGACACCTTGATTATGAAATAATAATTCAAAACAAAGTCCTATGTAAATGCAAATATATAATTAGAGTTCAATGACAGCCTCAAAAAAAGGGGCAACCATCAATTTTTCTACCCTTTTCTGACTACCAAAATTCCTTGATAAATTGATAttataactaaaaactaatgcATCAAAGTAAAACTAAGTGCCTTAGTTAATCTGAAGGTGCAAGCAACTTGATAGCACCATGTTTTCCTTAGATCATAGTTGATAGTACTAATTTTTGAGCAAAAGATGCTCTCAACCTTCTCTCTTCGACATTCTCCTCATCATCAGTCATAGCTGGTGTTACTGCTGGTGAACCTATCACAGAGCTGCAATCATAAAACCGTCAGCGACGTCACGGCGTTCAAGTTCAAGTAGAGAATTACTTTTCATGAACATTAGTTTATTGATTGTCCACTTTTATCCGTCTTTTTAAACACGGGACAAAATGATACATTAAAAGAAAAGTCAATGTACTTTTTGATGTATCATTTTGTTGTGTTGTTCAAGAAGACGAATAACAGTGGACGGAGGGAGTAAGCAGATAACACCGTATTGACCACTTGCACGGCGGCTTATAGAAAACTCTTATAACCAAAGAGGTGAAAAATCAAggcaaaatataaaaaatctaaGAACGCTTTTCCATAACTATCAATTAATTTTCCTTGAAATGCTTGATAAGGATAGCATTATTAATGTAAGGAAGAATCTAAGAAAACAAAAGCGTagggtttgaatttgaaaatttttctttaCATTCTTCAAGGGCTTGATTAGCTGAATACCTTTATAATGTGTAAATAAGGAACTCATAAATCATTGCATGAACTACTCATGTTTTAGGAATGTATTGAAGCAAAACAATAGTAGCATTTCAAAATTGCTTTAGAGATTCGTAGAGATTTCAAAATTGAATGTCAAATATTGGTAATCTTCAATGAATAAAGTCAAATCCAATATAGAAATGTACTAAGATACAATAATTTACACATTAAGAAACAACATCTGCTATTCCAACTTCCTAGATCATAGAAATCATTGTTTCTATTCGATGTATATTACGTTGAAAAAGTTAAATTGATAGTGAATTCAGATAGACAATTCATGAGTTTAGTTGAAGATCCTAGTACCATTTCTTACAATCTATTAAATGCTACCTGCTTTCAACTACAGGTTTCTCAAgtttgttctttttattttataccaATTTGCAACCATTACAAAATAGAAATCGAAAACGGACCTTTCTGTGGATGAAATGTCTGAGGCATTGCTGGTGGAATCCACACGACGATGGCTACTGCTCCGGTTTTGAGCAAATGACGAGAAAAATGAACCATGTGTTGGTTCATGTTGGTTAGCCCCGGCAGCAAGTTTCTTGTCACGCATAGACGATTCGTCAGAGCTGAAAATGGATTTCCTAGACTTCGACTTCTGTCACAGATAAAGATGTTGAAATTGAGTGAGGCAAAAACCAAATTGTCCTAAAGCCTGAAAAGTAATCTTAGATAGCATTTAGAAATTAAGGTTATCAAACTCGAGAGTTCAGCCAAACTGGTTGATCTTAGATAAACTTGTAAGAGTTTAAGAGTTAACTCGAGAGTTGATAACCTTGTTTAGAACACAACAATCGCAACATATGAGTAGATACCTTTAGTGAGATGAATTTCCTTGCTGCAGTCTCCCCCAACTTTTCATCACAAACAGGACAAACCTGAGATATGAATATTGATGCCTTTAGACACAGAATTCAAAATTTCATATAACTTAATTTGCTGCATAATTGAATGTTTCCTAGTTcatttttcctttgttttcaaGTACAAAAGTTGCTGCTAGAGTACTTGATTCTCATTCAGTTGTGTTTAAGTAAGGATCTAAAATCTATACATTAACAAGTTATGACAATGATTATGAACAATTACCAATCAATCAATGAAAAGTAGGAACATGGAACAAAGTCTAAACCAGCAATTACCAATCCTAAACACATACATAAAGGTCATACCATATTAGCTGGATCGAAGGTCTCCGAATTGCAGTTGGGTGTAGGAAAATCAAGCTCAAGATCACAGATGCGACAACGGATAAGAGATTGGGAATCGTCGTCCTCATCAGTGTAATTGAACACTGAAAATTCTTCTGTGTGATTCAAAATAGTATCAGTGTTAGCAGGCTACTTCCAGAAGACAAGAACCGCATTTCGCATGTTTTCGAAATGAAAAATATCAGTAGGAAAATTGAATGAATTCTATGTTATACACTGATGCAATTAAGATCAAAAGAAAATCCAAGAAGATAAAAAGCACAATGCTCACTCTCCTTGCACCCTAGAACTCTTTAGTCCGTGTTTGCAAGTTCTTATTTCGGAGGATGTAGGACAAGAATGGTAAAGGAAGAAAATTGGAGGTTAAGCAATAAGCTTCATTTCCCTTTTTCCATTGTCGAAAATGGTTGAAAATTAGAGAAATTTTGTGTTCATAAAATTGATTTACATGACAATTGACATAACTCAAGAATCTCAAAAACAAAGAgagttttgttttgtttatgcCCCTCCCAGTTTcacccttttcttttctcttcttttccatCCAAACACAGAACAGaactaaactaaaaataaaagcttTGCATATAATTCAGGACATAGAATTCCCAGTCaagaaaatttaacaaataaaaaactatCAATCTGGCTTCATTTTTCAAACAACAAACATTTTCACTCACAAATGCAGACATGGTTTAAGTCTTTATACATGTAAGAGTTCATTAGACCTAAGACATTCGTCGTCCTACTGGGTTAACCAGTGtcgaataaaaaaataatcacacataatttaaaatcaataaaaacaAACAGCTCAATTTCAGCATCACCAGAAAGGGcatcatcgtcatcatcatcaaaatcaaaatcaagattAAAATCGcctccttcttctttgtttgtTGCCTCAGAACCTCGAAGCCTAGGAGCTTCTTCACTAAGAAGAGCTTCCCAATTAACATTCTCAATCTCTCTAGCAATAAAAGAACTCATAAAATCATCATTCAGCAATGGAAAATCCAATGGAAGCATTTCAAGACTGTCCATAATGCCACCTTCACCAAAAGTAACACCATCACCACCACTCTCCAAGCTCTCTCTTTCGCGGTGAACCAGCATCACTCACTCTCTCTTTTGTGTGCTAATCTTACTATCAAATTGAGAGAGGATGACAAAACAGACCCTTCTGGAGGGACTATTTATCATgcagaaaaaaatataaaaaaataaaaagaattaaatgaTCTTATTTTAAGCAT is a window encoding:
- the LOC130944020 gene encoding elongation factor Tu, chloroplastic, translating into MAISTAAAATVSSKLIIPSHASTVSSSSSSTTATIFRSSSATTKLSSSFLNPSTILHLTPSSTSTSTPTTTRRKTFTVRAARGKFERKKPHVNIGTIGHVDHGKTTLTAALTMALAALGNSAPKKYDEIDAAPEERARGITINTATVEYETENRHYAHVDCPGHADYVKNMITGAAQMDGAILVVSGADGPMPQTKEHILLAKQVGVPNMVVFLNKQDQVDDEELLQLVELEVRELLSSYEFPGDDIPIISGSALLALEALMANPAIKRGDNEWVDKIYQLMDSVDSYIPIPQRQTDLPFLLAVEDVFSITGRGTVATGRVERGTIKVGDTVDLVGIRETRNTTVTGVEMFQKILDEAMAGDNVGLLLRGIQKVDIQRGMVLAKPGTITPHTKFSAIVYVLKKEEGGRHSPFFAGYRPQFYMRTTDVTGKVTQIMNDKDEESKMVMPGDRVKMVVELIQPVACEQGMRFAIREGGKTVGAGVIQSIIE
- the LOC130946842 gene encoding uncharacterized protein LOC130946842, with the translated sequence MNLLHFRASSTIHHSSSHHFQPSRHLHSEEFSVFNYTDEDDDSQSLIRCRICDLELDFPTPNCNSETFDPANMVCPVCDEKLGETAARKFISLKKSKSRKSIFSSDESSMRDKKLAAGANQHEPTHGSFFSSFAQNRSSSHRRVDSTSNASDISSTESSVIGSPAVTPAMTDDEENVEERRLRASFAQKLVLSTMI